In Pseudomonas sp. R76, one genomic interval encodes:
- a CDS encoding LysR family transcriptional regulator, with product MHIDLRQLRHFIALAEQRSFVAAALAVNLSQSAFSRSIQALEHSAGCQLVDRGRKDLAPTKQGQVLLEHARRLVSGAQQLANEISQFNGLEAGELRFGCGPAPAAGLIPRAIGSFIGRYPKARVQFQVDDWQSLSKRLLSEEFEFFVADTRHFEANPDYHTHRLRARRWYFCCRAGHPLANRDSVSAAELMSYPLAVTIRPPNLRKVIVDLSGRPDYLPNVECENGYSLMGVVLRSDAIGIVSANSDVLHMARGELVCLKIDGLAEDLEERYTRYGIVSRAGYRLSPLAEAMIEQIKQIDEADEDVCALENVAV from the coding sequence ATGCATATCGATTTGCGCCAGCTTCGCCACTTCATCGCCCTCGCTGAACAACGCAGTTTTGTCGCGGCGGCGTTGGCCGTGAACCTGTCGCAATCGGCGTTCAGCCGCAGCATCCAGGCGCTGGAACACAGCGCCGGCTGCCAGTTGGTGGACCGTGGTCGCAAAGACCTGGCGCCGACCAAACAAGGCCAGGTGCTGCTGGAGCATGCGCGGCGGCTGGTCAGCGGCGCGCAGCAATTGGCCAACGAGATCAGCCAGTTCAATGGGCTGGAGGCCGGTGAGTTGCGCTTCGGTTGCGGCCCGGCACCGGCCGCCGGGCTGATCCCGCGTGCCATCGGCAGTTTTATCGGGCGTTACCCCAAGGCGCGCGTGCAGTTCCAAGTGGATGACTGGCAAAGCCTGAGCAAACGCCTGCTCAGCGAAGAGTTTGAATTTTTCGTCGCCGACACCCGCCATTTTGAAGCCAACCCGGACTACCACACCCACCGCCTGCGCGCGCGGCGCTGGTATTTTTGCTGCCGCGCCGGGCACCCGCTGGCCAACCGCGACAGCGTGAGCGCCGCCGAGCTGATGAGTTATCCGCTGGCCGTGACCATCCGCCCGCCAAACTTGCGCAAGGTCATTGTCGACCTAAGCGGACGGCCCGATTACCTACCGAATGTGGAGTGCGAAAACGGCTACAGCCTGATGGGCGTGGTGCTGCGTTCGGACGCCATCGGCATCGTCAGCGCCAACAGCGATGTGCTGCACATGGCGCGGGGCGAGTTGGTGTGTTTGAAGATTGACGGGCTGGCCGAGGACTTGGAGGAGCGCTACACCCGCTACGGCATTGTCAGCCGCGCGGGGTATCGGTTATCGCCGTTGGCAGAGGCGATGATTGAGCAGATCAAGCAGATCGATGAGGCGGATGAGGATGTGTGTGCGCTGGAGAATGTGGCTGTTTGA